A portion of the Luxibacter massiliensis genome contains these proteins:
- the mtnN gene encoding 5'-methylthioadenosine/S-adenosylhomocysteine nucleosidase gives MKIGILCAGDEELAPFLPLISNCKITEKAMLKFHAGQIDSVEVVALFSGVCKVNAAIAAQLLIDVFCVDIIINSGTAGGMEPELEIFDTVISTEVCYHDVAPDILTEFHPWMNSVFFVADPKLIDMSKSAVDKLSTSGKVVWGRMVTGESFITDESRQKINDEFAPLTVDMETASIAHVCYANDIPFIAIRCVTDTEKHSGVDNFDGNCAKASSIAKDITVALLREIKKSW, from the coding sequence ATGAAAATCGGAATTTTATGTGCGGGTGACGAAGAACTCGCCCCATTTTTGCCCTTGATAAGCAACTGTAAGATAACGGAAAAAGCTATGCTGAAATTCCATGCTGGACAGATTGATAGTGTAGAAGTTGTCGCCCTGTTTTCCGGCGTGTGCAAAGTAAATGCCGCCATAGCCGCTCAGCTTTTGATAGATGTATTTTGCGTGGATATAATTATCAATTCAGGGACAGCGGGCGGTATGGAGCCAGAACTTGAAATATTCGATACAGTTATCTCCACAGAAGTTTGTTACCACGATGTAGCGCCAGACATTTTAACGGAATTTCATCCGTGGATGAATTCTGTGTTTTTTGTGGCAGACCCAAAGCTGATAGATATGTCAAAGTCTGCTGTTGACAAGCTTTCAACTTCTGGAAAGGTAGTTTGGGGCCGTATGGTAACGGGAGAATCGTTTATAACCGATGAGAGCCGGCAAAAAATAAACGATGAATTTGCTCCCTTGACGGTTGACATGGAAACTGCCAGTATCGCTCATGTCTGCTATGCAAATGACATACCGTTTATCGCCATTCGGTGTGTGACCGATACTGAAAAACACAGCGGAGTTGATAATTTTGACGGAAACTGTGCAAAAGCATCAAGTATTGCCAAAGATATTACGGTTGCTTTATTAAGAGAAATCAAAAAGTCGTGGTAA
- a CDS encoding helix-turn-helix domain-containing protein: protein MALTIQERLKDLRVERGLTLEQLAEQTHLSKSALGSYEADEYKDISHYALIELAKFYEVTVDYLLGRSQTKNHPNADLADLRLSDDMIELLKSGRVDNSLLCELATHPDFPRLMADLEIYVNGVAGKQVQSANAIVDAVSATIMKQHNPGLTDPQLRQLIAAHIDDDSFCRYVIQQDINKIAFDLREAHKDDFFSVPEDNPLEDFLQTAEETTREDSDPEQAAMAFICKRLKLNYGKLSEEEKKWLKKIAQKSDLLKNPKPQRGRK, encoded by the coding sequence ATGGCCCTAACTATTCAAGAACGACTAAAAGACCTGCGTGTGGAGCGTGGCTTGACGCTGGAACAGCTTGCGGAACAGACGCACCTCTCCAAATCTGCGCTTGGCAGCTATGAAGCGGACGAGTATAAGGACATCAGCCACTATGCCCTTATTGAGTTAGCAAAGTTTTACGAAGTGACTGTTGATTATCTGCTGGGCCGTTCCCAAACAAAAAATCACCCAAACGCCGATCTTGCAGACCTGCGTTTGAGCGACGATATGATTGAACTATTGAAAAGCGGGCGGGTGGACAATTCCCTCTTGTGTGAACTGGCGACCCACCCGGATTTTCCCCGGCTCATGGCCGACCTTGAAATCTATGTGAACGGCGTAGCGGGAAAGCAGGTGCAGAGCGCAAACGCCATTGTGGACGCTGTGAGTGCAACGATTATGAAACAACACAATCCCGGCTTGACTGACCCACAGCTGCGACAGCTTATCGCCGCCCATATTGACGATGACAGCTTTTGCCGCTATGTGATACAGCAGGACATAAACAAGATAGCCTTCGACCTGCGGGAAGCCCACAAGGACGATTTTTTCAGCGTCCCGGAGGACAATCCTCTGGAAGATTTTTTGCAGACCGCAGAGGAAACCACCAGAGAGGACAGCGACCCGGAGCAGGCGGCTATGGCATTTATCTGTAAGCGGCTCAAGCTGAACTATGGGAAACTGTCAGAGGAAGAAAAGAAGTGGTTGAAAAAGATTGCACAGAAATCGGATTTGCTGAAAAATCCAAAGCCGCAGCGGGGACGCAAGTAA
- a CDS encoding cysteine-rich VLP domain-containing protein produces the protein MRDNPYKDLPPLERRPDGSLYRMTPAQRKQAASLIRQECCCCEDGNCIVLDDGDTCTCPQTVSFSVCCKWFRWAVLPLDGTLEAEIFRDKDLKRCVVCGGVFVPKSNRAKYCPGCAARVHRRQKTESERKRRSAVDS, from the coding sequence ATGAGAGATAACCCCTATAAAGACTTGCCGCCGCTGGAACGCAGGCCGGACGGTTCCCTTTACCGCATGACACCGGCGCAAAGGAAACAGGCGGCCAGCCTGATACGCCAGGAGTGCTGTTGCTGTGAGGACGGCAACTGCATTGTCCTTGATGATGGGGACACCTGCACCTGCCCGCAGACAGTTTCTTTCTCGGTCTGCTGTAAGTGGTTCCGCTGGGCGGTCTTGCCGCTGGACGGGACGCTGGAAGCGGAGATTTTCCGGGATAAGGACTTGAAACGCTGTGTGGTCTGCGGCGGTGTGTTCGTCCCCAAATCCAACCGGGCAAAATACTGCCCCGGCTGTGCCGCCAGAGTTCACAGGCGGCAGAAAACAGAAAGTGAACGGAAAAGGAGGTCTGCTGTGGACAGTTAG
- a CDS encoding aminoglycoside 6-adenylyltransferase AadE — translation MRSEKEVYDIVLNFAKTDKRIRMVTLEGSRTNTNIPPDDFQDFDITFFVTDMDSFTSDDKWLDIFGERLILQKPEDMELFPAVEKGFSYLMLFTDDVKIDLTLLPLELIDEYFTWDKLVKLLLDKDNRIVKPPIPTDIDYHLQKPTQRMFDDCCNEFWNTTTYVVKGLCRKEILFAIDHMNDIVRKELLRMISWLIGIKQGFHFSLGKNYKFMKQYVPEELWERLMSTYNMDSYPHMWESFEQCMALFREVSSEVACQLDYQYPLYDEKISNYVIRQKKKYGIEDDNK, via the coding sequence ATGAGATCAGAAAAGGAAGTTTATGATATTGTTTTGAATTTTGCAAAAACAGACAAACGCATTCGCATGGTTACTTTGGAAGGATCTAGAACAAATACAAATATTCCGCCTGATGATTTTCAGGATTTTGATATTACTTTTTTTGTTACGGATATGGACAGCTTCACAAGTGATGATAAATGGCTAGATATATTTGGTGAAAGGTTGATTCTGCAAAAGCCGGAAGATATGGAATTATTTCCAGCTGTAGAAAAGGGATTTTCATATTTAATGCTGTTTACTGATGATGTTAAGATAGATTTAACTTTGCTGCCGCTGGAACTGATAGACGAGTATTTTACATGGGATAAACTGGTAAAGTTACTGTTGGATAAAGACAACCGTATCGTAAAGCCGCCAATACCAACGGATATAGACTACCACTTGCAGAAGCCTACTCAAAGAATGTTTGACGATTGCTGTAATGAATTTTGGAATACTACAACATATGTAGTAAAGGGCTTATGCCGCAAAGAAATTCTTTTTGCTATTGACCATATGAATGATATAGTACGAAAAGAATTGCTTCGCATGATTTCCTGGCTGATTGGTATCAAACAGGGATTTCATTTCAGTTTGGGAAAAAACTATAAATTTATGAAGCAATATGTCCCAGAGGAATTGTGGGAACGACTTATGTCTACTTATAATATGGATTCCTATCCCCATATGTGGGAATCCTTTGAACAATGTATGGCATTGTTCCGGGAGGTTTCGTCAGAAGTGGCATGCCAGTTGGATTACCAGTATCCACTATATGATGAAAAAATCAGTAATTATGTGATTCGGCAAAAGAAAAAATATGGCATTGAAGATGATAACAAATAA
- a CDS encoding MerR family transcriptional regulator, producing MSKYTTGEIAKLCGVSVRTVQYYDTRGILAPSELTEGGRRLYSEDDLKRLKIICFLRDADISINSIGELLSEEHPGSVISVLLEQQEQLLQEEVRKRQAKLDMLAEIKRELKGVENFSIESIGDIAYVMENKKKMRRLHAILLITGLPLNIMQWLSILLWIFTGIWWPFVLWVLIAVSYAIWVTKFYFKRVAYICPQCHEVFKPQLKEAVFARHTPTLRKLTCTCCGYKGFCVETYGEEAKKNE from the coding sequence ATGTCAAAATACACGACTGGAGAAATTGCAAAGCTCTGTGGCGTTTCCGTCAGGACAGTGCAGTATTACGACACCCGTGGTATTCTTGCACCCAGTGAACTCACAGAGGGCGGCAGACGGCTTTATTCAGAGGATGACTTAAAGAGACTGAAGATTATCTGCTTCCTTCGTGACGCGGATATTTCCATCAACAGCATAGGAGAATTGCTGTCTGAGGAGCATCCCGGCAGTGTTATTTCCGTTTTGCTTGAACAGCAGGAGCAGCTCCTTCAGGAAGAAGTACGCAAACGGCAGGCAAAACTTGATATGCTCGCTGAGATTAAGCGAGAGCTGAAGGGCGTAGAAAATTTCTCCATCGAATCTATCGGTGATATAGCTTATGTGATGGAAAACAAAAAGAAGATGAGACGGCTGCACGCAATCCTGCTGATCACAGGTCTTCCCCTTAACATCATGCAGTGGCTCTCTATCCTTCTCTGGATTTTCACAGGAATATGGTGGCCTTTTGTGCTTTGGGTACTGATAGCTGTTTCATATGCAATTTGGGTCACGAAATTCTATTTCAAAAGAGTTGCGTATATCTGTCCGCAGTGCCATGAGGTCTTTAAACCTCAATTAAAAGAGGCTGTTTTTGCAAGACATACTCCCACGCTCAGAAAACTGACATGTACCTGTTGTGGATATAAGGGCTTTTGCGTGGAAACCTATGGAGAGGAGGCAAAAAAGAATGAATAA
- a CDS encoding sensor histidine kinase, with the protein MEILATCILSLLSACSYLLPVSFFLPCRLSKKEKWILFLIFLGSILLIQWKLGNIGVIVLLLLGGLYIAWIDENRFLNVSTFIGTYLFCVVCDYLLTLVWEPVSRRIFGSIGTYGASLLYVLLYLLILAAVCPVLSRLLHRLMGKINRTLPRQLTVLISINLVFCLLIFLFNIAVGEYIGYSRPVILFNCFLFGCYFVISTVLIVNIIRSRIENMDLQMKQDAYQRLQEYTGQVEAMYSSLRAFKHDYNNIMLTLSGYMESGDMEGLKAYFNREIAPMNQKLFTATSRLNQLIHIKITELKSIVSAKLLYAAELNINVTVEIEKEISSVPMGTVDLCRVVGIFLDNAIEGALETEKPEIRMAVLDEAEEVVFIISNSFQDTGLPQASLRQAGTTTKGKNRGIGLYNAKEILSAYDRIFWDTEVRNGQFIQCLRMKKQ; encoded by the coding sequence ATGGAAATCCTGGCGACGTGTATCCTATCTCTTCTGAGTGCCTGTTCTTACCTGCTTCCGGTAAGTTTTTTTCTTCCATGCAGGCTTTCAAAGAAGGAGAAATGGATCCTGTTTTTGATCTTTTTGGGGAGTATTCTCCTGATCCAGTGGAAACTGGGAAATATTGGCGTGATTGTGCTGCTCCTTTTGGGAGGGCTTTACATCGCATGGATCGATGAGAACCGCTTCCTGAATGTCAGCACTTTTATCGGGACCTATCTTTTCTGTGTGGTCTGCGATTACCTGCTGACCCTGGTATGGGAGCCGGTGAGCCGCCGGATCTTCGGGAGCATCGGCACATACGGAGCCAGTCTCCTGTATGTTCTGCTCTATCTTCTGATACTGGCAGCCGTCTGCCCGGTACTTTCCAGGCTGCTCCACAGGCTGATGGGGAAGATAAACCGGACGCTGCCCCGTCAGCTTACGGTCCTCATATCCATCAACCTGGTATTCTGCCTGCTGATCTTTCTTTTTAATATTGCGGTGGGGGAATATATCGGCTACAGCCGACCGGTCATTCTGTTTAACTGCTTTCTCTTTGGGTGCTACTTTGTGATCAGCACCGTGCTGATCGTCAATATTATCCGCTCCCGGATAGAAAACATGGACCTGCAGATGAAGCAGGACGCTTATCAGAGACTGCAGGAGTATACGGGACAGGTGGAAGCCATGTATTCCTCCCTGCGGGCGTTCAAGCATGACTATAATAATATCATGCTGACTCTCTCCGGGTATATGGAGTCCGGCGATATGGAAGGGCTAAAAGCCTATTTTAACCGGGAGATCGCACCCATGAACCAAAAGCTGTTTACGGCCACATCCCGTCTCAACCAACTGATCCATATCAAGATTACGGAATTGAAAAGTATCGTTTCCGCCAAACTTCTGTATGCGGCGGAACTGAACATCAATGTAACCGTAGAGATTGAAAAGGAAATCAGCAGCGTTCCCATGGGAACGGTGGACTTGTGCCGTGTGGTCGGCATTTTCCTGGATAATGCCATCGAGGGGGCACTGGAAACGGAGAAGCCGGAGATACGGATGGCCGTTCTGGATGAGGCGGAAGAGGTTGTCTTTATCATTTCCAACAGTTTTCAGGATACCGGTCTGCCCCAGGCGTCACTGCGGCAGGCGGGAACGACGACCAAGGGGAAAAACCGGGGGATCGGCCTCTATAACGCAAAGGAAATCCTCAGCGCTTATGACCGGATCTTCTGGGATACGGAAGTACGGAATGGACAGTTTATCCAGTGCCTCCGCATGAAGAAACAGTAA
- a CDS encoding nucleic acid-binding protein has product MRKCIRCGSEMKEDCAVKIEGAGYGIILSSDESKLFGGRIGKPKVAICPKCGEVSIYLEDVSKLG; this is encoded by the coding sequence ATGAGAAAATGTATCCGTTGCGGAAGCGAAATGAAAGAGGACTGTGCAGTAAAGATCGAGGGTGCGGGATATGGGATCATCCTCTCTTCCGATGAGTCCAAACTGTTTGGCGGCAGGATCGGGAAACCCAAAGTTGCCATCTGCCCCAAATGTGGGGAAGTTTCTATCTATCTGGAGGATGTCAGCAAGCTGGGCTAA
- a CDS encoding winged helix-turn-helix domain-containing protein, giving the protein MPVIELAEKEDRQQIQASGLTILPQKRQVTINGKDLPLSPLEFSALCYLAAHPGWIVSQEELYQAVWKEEPVNIKGAVYCTISSLRKKLKAHTREEYIQTVPGMGYRFNETPEA; this is encoded by the coding sequence ATGCCTGTCATAGAGCTTGCAGAAAAAGAGGACCGACAGCAGATACAGGCATCCGGCTTAACAATCCTTCCTCAGAAGCGGCAGGTAACGATAAACGGAAAGGACCTCCCTTTATCTCCTTTGGAATTTTCTGCGTTGTGCTATCTGGCAGCGCATCCCGGCTGGATCGTCAGCCAGGAAGAACTCTATCAGGCTGTATGGAAGGAAGAGCCGGTAAATATAAAAGGGGCAGTTTACTGCACCATCTCCAGCCTCCGGAAGAAACTCAAAGCGCATACCCGTGAGGAATATATCCAGACCGTTCCGGGCATGGGATACCGGTTTAATGAGACTCCGGAGGCGTAA
- a CDS encoding LytR/AlgR family response regulator transcription factor translates to MLDIYICEDNKKQLSLFTGYIRDALLIENLDMQIVLASSDPDEILEGMKASSNMGVFFLDIDLKSRINGLTLAQEIRKLQPRCFIIFITSHSEMGFLTFQYKVEPLDFIIKSSTEDIKRKIHDCLLNVQEKETSPANSQMGKFLLRQSDRTIFIGYDEILFFETSDNIHKITLHARQRLLEFPGQLGDIEKELDQRFYRCHRSYLVNTDNIAEIDYGQLMIRMKNGEICPVATRKKRGLKNRMS, encoded by the coding sequence ATGCTGGATATCTATATTTGTGAAGATAACAAGAAACAGCTCAGTCTGTTTACCGGGTATATCAGGGATGCGCTCCTCATTGAGAACTTAGATATGCAGATCGTGCTGGCGTCCTCTGATCCGGATGAGATCCTGGAAGGGATGAAGGCTTCCAGCAATATGGGCGTATTCTTTCTTGACATTGATCTGAAGTCCAGGATCAATGGGCTGACCCTTGCGCAGGAGATCAGAAAACTGCAGCCCCGGTGCTTCATCATATTCATCACATCCCATTCAGAAATGGGATTTCTGACCTTCCAGTACAAGGTAGAGCCCCTGGATTTCATCATAAAAAGCAGTACCGAGGATATTAAGCGGAAGATCCACGACTGCCTGCTGAACGTGCAGGAGAAAGAGACCTCCCCGGCAAACAGCCAGATGGGGAAATTCCTCCTCCGGCAGTCGGATCGTACTATTTTCATCGGCTATGATGAGATCCTCTTTTTTGAAACTTCCGATAACATCCACAAGATCACCCTCCATGCCCGACAACGTCTCCTGGAGTTTCCCGGGCAGCTTGGCGATATCGAAAAGGAGCTGGACCAGCGGTTTTACAGATGCCACCGCTCCTACCTTGTAAATACAGATAATATCGCAGAGATTGATTACGGGCAACTTATGATCCGGATGAAAAACGGGGAGATATGCCCTGTGGCAACACGTAAAAAGCGAGGGCTGAAAAACAGGATGTCTTAG
- a CDS encoding PLDc N-terminal domain-containing protein codes for MNNFIDFLPFLIPLAIAQLALLGYTLYHILTHKNYKRGNRTLWLIIAMIGMEFIGPILYFLLGKEED; via the coding sequence ATGAATAATTTTATAGATTTTCTTCCGTTTTTAATCCCGCTGGCAATCGCTCAGCTTGCCCTGTTGGGCTATACGCTTTATCACATCCTGACACATAAAAATTATAAAAGAGGCAATCGTACTTTGTGGCTTATTATTGCAATGATCGGCATGGAGTTTATCGGCCCGATCCTGTACTTCCTGCTTGGCAAGGAG